CTCAATGTCCCATGTGTTCTCCATCATGCTCCTGACTTTACTGTCATACTCTAGTTCGTAGTCTAAATTCAGTTACTGGTTGCACTCACCCCTAAGTGAACACTAAAAGTTTTAACAGGATAAATCACACATATATATCATTACCTTAGTCAATAGAGTCCTGGAACTGTGTCACAAGATCCCGACAAAACTGACCAGAGTTTTCGTAGTTCTCTGAAACTTTTCATGTCTGGTTCGCTACTACTCACAGTTATTTCCTGGATTCAATAAGCCCCATGAAAGCAGACCATTTCTTGGGGTATACAACTGAAAATAAGGTTGTAAAATTCATCAAAATCATCTAGAACAAACAATATGACATACTTTTTGCACAAGTACTGTAAAAACAAGTATTACCTATCCTAGCCTTTTGGCTTGAACTGAAAAAACAGTATGACATACTTTTTTACTCCTACAACTACCTTCGTGATGATAGGAAGAAAGTGTCGCAGACACTATGCACATTTATTTTGTTGGATTGTGCAGATCCAATTGAGCAGTCCCTAAAGCTGGAAGGATTATAGTTGAAAAAAAAATACCTGGAGGTAACAGCCTTTGTTGTGATAGTACTTGCTTTATTGTCAATGAGGAAGTGCTAGAAGTATGAGAAAAATCCCAGTATACCATCAATTATTGATTACTTGTCAGACCGAAGAAAGCATTCACACCTCCAAGATGTTTGTTAGACTGTTAACATAGCATGAATTCACTTCAGAGTACTCCTTTCTGTACATATAATTAGATAAAAGAGAATACTGGTTATGAACTATATTCATAATATGAATGACAGTGTGAATCTCTCCGGCAAAATTAGGAACCAAAGCGAAGCGGGCTGCTAGAATAATAAAACAGACAGTTTGAGCAAAATTAACACCTACCCAAAAATTAGGTGCCCAAAGATAATCCAGGTACACATTGAGGAATGGCATATCCAACTCATCCACTGCAACAAGAAGAGTTCGCGAAAGCTAGAAAATTTGCTTGTTAGCCAATGAAGAAAGACAGAAGCAAACATGCCCGGTTCCTCTTAAAATAAGCTAAGAAGGAGAAACATGAACCTTAGGTTAGTGTTCAGGCCTAGGTATCGTACATTGGCAACAAACAATATATGATGTTCCCTTTGGTTGGATGCATTTTCTTTCTACCTAGATTGAGTCAAAATTAGATGATGCACACATTCCGACTAAAGTACATGTACACATCCAGTGGCACATGCAAATAAAATCAAGAGCGACCTCTCCAAATCATAGCCTGATACAATCAAGATCTTTATCAGTCTTCTTCTCAGGCTACATGTAAATCTTCTCTAGTAGTCCTATGAGCATAAACAACAGCTCGAATCTACAAAATTGAGGAGCAATTCGGTACAGAGGCAACCACCTTTACAATGACAGGCAACCACCTTTACAATGACAGTTTATAATACTATAAGTTAATAAGCGTCCAAGGCAAGTTGTGTGATTTCCAAGCCTTCAGAAACCATTATATCAAGATACCTAGGATTATTTGGTTCACACTATTTTATGCAAAGAATTTTAGCTTGAACGCAGTACACTTTATGTTGGTCTGGGCTTCGAGTTACCTAAAGAAAATACATTTACGCCTCCAATTCGACGACgacaagatgcaaataaaatattgAGAGAAAATGTATTTATCCTTTTATCGACATCACCAAAAATAGAGATAGTACCATCCAAATAAACTGTAATTCATCACGTGGATGTTGCATTCAGTACAAAGGCTTATGAAATTATACTCCTGCAGTTGTTCTTGAACATGTGAATTAGTTCTTCTCAAGTAAAATGAACAGTCATTCATCAACTTGCATCTGGACATTAACGAAGCTGAATATAATCTTGTTAGTACAATTCCATAGAAGTAACTACTGTACATCTTGAAAAATGAAAACATTAAATGATGGATAAATTGAACCGATCATGGCCTAGCAACGAAATTCCAAACAATATATGTATCACTTGAATTGCCTAATTTTGAATACTGAAAAGATACACATGAATCTGTCAGACTGATACTGAAAAGATACACATAATTCTTGCAACAGGGCAGCAAGACGACCTTGGGGTTGGCGTGAGAACACGATGCACAGACTGGCACTTCCGATTCCTGCCTCGGTGGCTTCGCGTGTGGAGGCTGCACGACGTGAGGAGGTGAGAACAGCATGAGAAAATCTCATCCGTGAAGTGCCTGCAGCACAACTACACACAACCAATTCAAAATTAGGAACTTGCAGATTACGAGCCCCTCGCAACTAACCTGGACAATCAGGGGAGGATGTAGGGGCTACATGAACTGTGAGAGGAAGGAGAGGACTGGGACGTGGGCCCGCGACAGAGGATCCGACGGCGTCCCGATCGCAGTATGTCAGCCTGGGGGACGAACTCGGCGGCGGTGGCAGAAGGCCAGGAGGTCTCGCGAAAGCCCCCATTGACGCTGTCGACGAAGTAGCTCCAGACGGCGGTGGGGAAAAGTGAGGAGAGGTGGCGGCGGGGCAGAGAGGGTAAGAAACCCTAGTGGCGGCCGGGCATGTTGGTGGGGTTAGGAGCGTTCTCGCGTGGGGGAGTGGAGAGGTGGAGCTGCTCCTGCCGCCGCGCTCGAAGAAGAGGCCCGTCCGGTGGAGCAGTACGGGCAGCGGCGGAGTgggagatgcggcggcggcggcggagtgggagACGAGGGAAAGAGAAAACGCAGCCAGAGGGGATGGATCGAGAGGAGGGGCGGCGTACCGATTTTTGTCGCTGGTTAACCTTCGTAGATCTTTTTTCGTTGGTTAACCTTCGTAGATTTATTTTCGGTTGTACGTGGATGGGTGTGGGTTGGGGCTTTAGGAGGAGGTTTTTTCGGTTTGTGATGGCTAAGTCAAAGGTGGGAGGAAGTATAAAAAAAAACCATtgaaggtgggactaaaaacaccctataagcgagactaccaactgctccattagaagtAAAGATTCATAATAGATACGTAAAATTTCATTCAAAATTACTATGATTTGCAAGCTGCACAAAAACAAAATCCGGGCCCAACAGCAAAAAACAATTGGCCCATTTTCCTGTACGTATTTGTCTGTTTTGCTATGCCACGTATGAAAGTATGTTGTTACAAAACTTTTCTCGAACATGTTATACATGTATTTCTCTATCTATAAATCTTTTCATGTTCTTTTGCACTATGGAAACATGTTATTTTAAAAACGGGCTCCCTGGATCCCATCTTCTATTGGTCATTTTTTAAAGCCAAAACCTGTAGAACAATCGTTCTACAGTATCTATACCTattaataaaagaaataggtattcatTTTTGACATTAAACCTGcagtacatatcaaatgtttttttaaaatattcatataatctaaaccgtaactccaaatttaatatgTTATATATAGAATATGATTAAAAAAATatatagaatctgaatatgatgttattttacctgttaaaaATTAAAAATTATTATCTATGCTGCAATGTTAATCAGCAATGCATTATCCGTATTTTTTTTCATACCAGTACTGATTCAGATTGGGGATAAACACCTCGGCAAAGTCAGGATTGGACATGAAATTGAAGATAAAATTGCTAGAGACACTCAATAAATAAGGACATGCACAAGAAATAAAAGAAGGACCCAATAAATATGGGATCTCCGCtgtaaaagaaataaaagagaaaatgcagaggagatctgataaagatgagatgtgctattctcctatatataagaagaagaaaaatggacatgcatgaaaaaggtaaaaaggaggcatgcatgacaaaaaataaaaTACAAGACAAGTTTGATAAAATATAAATAGTGATGAAACAGGGACCAATAGCAATGACATGTATGGcaagaaatagtgatgaaatagAGGCCCAAGTACCTGCGTCCACAGGAGACCATACAAAAATGTTCTTTTTCGGACAAAAATAATCTCTTTTTATGATTAAAAAATCCTGTATCTTTTTAACAACCTTTTTAGCAactcttcatgtatttaagaaatatgCATGTGAAAAAAATGTTCAAGAGTTACCCCAAGTTGGTGATTCTTAAACTGAAAACTGCCATTGATGCACACATGTCTTCGAAGTGTGCTAATGTGTCATCgtttgtttttgttgtttttctttACTCGCCCATAACAACACCCCATTCCCAACATGACATGAATAAATGCATGATCACTTGCCCGTTTTGTTGTGCGGATTAAATCTACATGTAAGTCGTGTTGAAATAAAACACCTGTAGAATCTTAAATTGCGGATTTATAGGTCAAGACCATCCTTGTTTGGGCCGTAGCTACAAATTCTCAGATTATAGACAATTTTTTTGTATATTAAGAGTGTGTGGtattttttcttccgttgcaacgcatgggcctttTTGCTGATATATATTAAAGAAGAAGTCCAATATTTACAgagcaaaaaggaaaaaaaaacaatgAAAACAATCTATCCCACTCCTGTTCTAGTAAAACCCAGCATGATGAAATGAATTTAGCTTAAATACTGATCAGTCCAGCTGGAGAGTTGAGCCTCAAATTTATTCTTGATTCTGTGCTTGAGGAGAAGCAGGTCATTCTTCAACAGTCTTCTCCATGACTAAACTGAATGTGGTTGTGCTATGAAAATGGAGGAAGTAATATCAGGATTATACCTCCAGTGAGCGGCAACACCGCCACAATCCTTGACAACACATGAAATAGAAGAAAGATTCTCTGCAATCAATGCCTCCAGGAAGGGAACGACCACCATGCGCCGTCCTCGCCGGATCCAATCATAGAAATTCAGATCCTGAGTTTTCACCCCGGAGAGGCGTCTAAGAAATCTCCAAAGCAATGCCTTCATGAAAGACGTGGAGCGTAAACTCCCTAATTGCCAGGTGTGACCATTGACGGTTAGACTTAGGGTTTTCACCTCGTAGCTTGAGACTTGATACTCGGAGAGCACCATTAGACCAAAGTCGCCGTATATTGCTGCCAACACTTGCCGAAGAAAATGATACTGCATGGAGGGGTACACCCACATACCATGGTCACGAAAATGTGAAATGCAAACTGTTCCATACCATACATGTCTGCAGACAACCGCTCGTATGCATAAGCCTGGCATGGACATCACCACACGATCAAAGACCTGCTTGTGAACACGAGCTTCCACACATGTGGAGAGCCGAACGTCATCACATGAGTTCCAGCATCTCGCACACGCATGCCCCAGTGCTATTGTGGTACAGGCCGACGATGTCCAGATGTGGCAAGCCATAGCCGCACCACCCCACCACGACATCACTACTTCACGGTGCTATCATTGTCGCCTCATTATCGTAGTCACTGCTGACCAAGCCACCGTTGATGACTAGAAGTGGTATGCAAGGATAACAACCGTCGTCCGACGGACGTGCGAGAGGGGCTCCTACCTCGTGGAGATTGCCCATCGCCAACCAGCACAGGTGCCCCACGCAAACCCAATGTCCACCACTATGACGGCCAGGAGATATACCCGCCTCCGCCATCCGCCGCACAGACTTTTCTGGGCGGTGGGTAGGAAGAGAAGGGGTGGAGGATGGTGGAGGCGGTTAGGGTTTGTCTGCAGCCCATTTCACCTTGGGTAGGATGACGCGAGTACCTTGGACAAAGTAATGGTCTAATGGATAACCATATTCATCGTTCTGTCAAAGGTCATCATGAGCCGATTAGGTGTATGTTTATAATATTTGAAAGTATCTACAATTTGAGAAGGTCCCGCAAAAGTGATGATTAAACTCCTTAGAAACCTGACCATCTCCAAAGATGAGTCATGGGTTAGGGAGCTGATAGGTCAGGTTTTAAGGCCAAGTC
The window above is part of the Triticum aestivum cultivar Chinese Spring chromosome 2A, IWGSC CS RefSeq v2.1, whole genome shotgun sequence genome. Proteins encoded here:
- the LOC123191185 gene encoding uncharacterized protein isoform X2 — its product is MGAFARPPGLLPPPPSSSPRLTYCDRDAVGSSVAGPRPSPLLPLTVHVAPTSSPDCPASTREATEAGIGSASLCIVFSRQPQVDELDMPFLNVYLDYLWAPNFWSNKHLGGVNAFFGLTSNQ
- the LOC123191185 gene encoding uncharacterized protein isoform X1 → MGAFARPPGLLPPPPSSSPRLTYCDRDAVGSSVAGPRPSPLLPLTVHVAPTSSPDCPASTREATEAGIGSASLCIVFSRQPQVDELDMPFLNVYLDYLWAPNFWVGVNFAQTVCFIILAARFALVPNFAGEIHTVIHIMNIVHNQYSLLSNYMYRKEYSEVNSCYVNSLTNILEV